From one Bradyrhizobium sp. Ash2021 genomic stretch:
- the dut gene encoding dUTP diphosphatase — protein sequence MALPAYQSADAAGLDLLAAVPAETPLILPPGKYAMVPTGLTIALPPGYEAQVRPRSGLAAKHGVTVLNSPGTVDADYRGEINVLLINHGQAPFPIRRGERIAQLVIAPAMQAQLVLVTALSATDRGGGGFGSTGR from the coding sequence ATGGCGCTGCCAGCCTATCAGAGCGCGGACGCCGCAGGCCTCGACCTGCTGGCGGCCGTGCCCGCAGAGACGCCCCTGATCCTCCCGCCGGGGAAATACGCGATGGTTCCGACCGGGCTGACGATCGCGCTGCCGCCGGGCTATGAGGCGCAGGTGCGGCCGCGCTCGGGCCTTGCCGCCAAGCATGGCGTCACCGTTTTGAATTCGCCGGGCACCGTGGACGCGGATTATCGCGGCGAGATCAACGTGCTGTTGATCAACCATGGCCAGGCGCCGTTTCCGATCCGGCGCGGCGAACGCATCGCCCAGCTGGTGATCGCGCCGGCCATGCAGGCGCAACTCGTTCTGGTAACTGCGCTTTCGGCAACCGACCGCGGCGGCGGCGGGTTTGGTTCGACCGGGCGCTGA
- the ubiB gene encoding 2-polyprenylphenol 6-hydroxylase: MISATTHIARLVRAGYVFAREGVFGVVDPSLVPPPGQLALRLARLIERPGTKSGQRLSRALTRLGPAYLKLGQFLATRPDVVGVMMARDLESLQDRLPPFSQGEAEAVIAQSLERPVAQAFASLGPAVAAASIAQVHRGETERDGVRKSVAVKVLRPNVAARFRRDLGDFFFVAYNAESHSAEARRLRLVEVINTMSRSVAMEMDLRLEAAALSEMAENTRDDPDFRVPTVDWDRTTHNVLTMEWIDGIALNDHARLAQSNIDLPDLGRKVIQSFLRHALRDGFFHADMHPGNLFLDDTGRLVAVDFGIMGRLGLKERRFLAEILLGFITRDYRRVAEVHFEAGYVPGHHSVENFAQAIRAIGEPIHNRTAEEISMAKLLTLLLEVTGLFDMQTRPELILLQKTMVVVEGVARGFDPKLDIWKVADPVVREWIERNLGPIGRIQGAMAGAGDLGRVLTGAPAIAARSVAVLEHLEKMVREGVTLSPETIAAMGRTEGRKSRWRTIALWIIAATFIGILIAVRQL; this comes from the coding sequence GTGATTTCTGCGACGACCCACATCGCGCGGCTGGTCCGCGCCGGTTATGTGTTCGCGCGCGAGGGCGTGTTCGGCGTCGTCGATCCGAGCCTGGTGCCGCCGCCCGGGCAGTTGGCGTTGCGTCTGGCGCGATTGATCGAGCGGCCCGGCACCAAGTCCGGTCAGCGGCTGTCGCGGGCGCTGACGCGGCTGGGCCCCGCTTATCTCAAGCTCGGGCAGTTTCTGGCGACCCGGCCCGACGTGGTCGGCGTCATGATGGCGCGCGACCTGGAAAGCCTGCAGGACCGGCTGCCGCCGTTCTCGCAAGGCGAGGCCGAAGCCGTCATTGCCCAATCGCTGGAACGGCCTGTGGCGCAGGCCTTTGCGAGCCTGGGGCCGGCGGTCGCCGCCGCCTCGATCGCGCAAGTGCATCGCGGCGAGACCGAGCGCGATGGGGTCCGCAAATCGGTCGCGGTCAAGGTGCTCCGGCCCAACGTCGCCGCGCGCTTCCGCCGCGACCTCGGCGATTTCTTCTTTGTTGCGTACAATGCCGAGTCGCATTCGGCCGAAGCGCGCCGGCTGCGGCTGGTCGAGGTCATCAACACGATGTCGCGCTCGGTCGCGATGGAGATGGATCTGCGGCTGGAGGCGGCCGCATTGTCCGAGATGGCGGAGAACACGCGCGACGATCCGGATTTTCGTGTGCCGACCGTCGACTGGGACCGCACCACCCACAACGTGCTGACGATGGAGTGGATTGACGGCATCGCGCTGAACGATCACGCCCGCCTCGCGCAGTCGAACATCGATCTGCCCGATCTCGGCCGCAAGGTGATCCAGAGCTTTCTGCGCCATGCGTTGCGCGACGGCTTCTTCCATGCCGACATGCATCCCGGCAATCTGTTCCTCGACGATACCGGCCGGCTGGTGGCGGTCGACTTCGGCATCATGGGCCGGCTTGGCCTGAAGGAACGGCGCTTCCTCGCCGAAATCCTGCTGGGCTTCATCACCCGCGACTATCGCCGCGTTGCCGAGGTGCATTTCGAGGCGGGCTACGTGCCCGGTCATCACTCGGTGGAGAATTTCGCGCAGGCGATCCGCGCCATCGGCGAGCCGATCCACAACCGCACCGCCGAGGAAATCTCGATGGCGAAGCTGTTGACGCTTCTGCTCGAGGTCACCGGCCTGTTCGACATGCAGACCCGCCCCGAACTGATCCTGCTGCAGAAGACCATGGTGGTGGTCGAAGGGGTCGCGCGCGGCTTCGACCCGAAGCTCGACATCTGGAAGGTCGCCGATCCCGTGGTGCGGGAATGGATCGAGCGCAACCTCGGACCGATCGGGCGCATCCAGGGCGCGATGGCCGGCGCCGGCGACCTTGGCCGGGTGCTGACAGGCGCGCCGGCGATCGCCGCGCGCTCGGTGGCGGTGCTGGAGCATCTGGAGAAGATGGTCCGCGAAGGCGTTACACTGTCGCCGGAGACGATCGCGGCGATGGGCCGGACCGAGGGCCGCAAGAGCCGCTGGCGCACCATCGCGCTCTGGATCATCGCGGCGACCTTTATCGGAATTTTGATCGCCGTCCGACAACTTTGA
- the coaBC gene encoding bifunctional phosphopantothenoylcysteine decarboxylase/phosphopantothenate--cysteine ligase CoaBC gives MASLTIRKLDEGIKTYLRLRSAKNGRSVEEEVRVILREYLEGSPVQADAALAPAEAASPAIRRASETGQARVTLIIGGGIAAYKALDLIRRLKERHIEVRCVLTKAAQQFVTPLAASALSHERVYTDLFDAESEFDAGHIRLARDCDLIVVAPATADLMAKMAQGHADDLASAVLLAANKPILLAPAMNPLMWNNPATRRNVMQLRRDGVATVGPNAGEMAEAGEVGVGRMAEPTEIAAAAEHILRPPHPRPLAGKRVLITAGPTHEPIDPVRYIANRSSGKQGYAIAAAAQAAGADVILISGPVELRDPPGVTVMRVESARDMLHRVEAALPADIAIFAAAVADWRVANEGEQKLKKTSAGMPPLQLIENPDILATISKLQDKRPPLVIGFAAETEHLIDNAKAKIARKGCDWIVANDVSPATGVMGGDRNTVHLLTREGADADNISVDSWPVMTKEQVATKLVARIAKTVEKAS, from the coding sequence ATGGCGAGCCTGACCATCCGCAAGCTCGACGAAGGCATCAAGACCTACTTACGGCTTCGCTCCGCCAAGAACGGCCGCTCGGTCGAGGAAGAGGTCCGGGTCATCCTGCGCGAATATCTGGAAGGTAGTCCGGTGCAAGCCGACGCCGCGCTGGCTCCGGCCGAGGCTGCTTCGCCAGCTATCCGGCGCGCCAGCGAGACCGGCCAGGCCCGCGTCACGCTGATCATCGGCGGCGGCATCGCCGCCTACAAGGCGCTGGACCTGATCCGGCGGCTCAAGGAGCGGCATATCGAGGTCCGCTGCGTGCTGACCAAGGCCGCGCAGCAATTCGTCACGCCGCTGGCGGCCAGCGCGCTGTCGCATGAGCGGGTCTATACCGATTTGTTCGATGCCGAGAGCGAGTTCGATGCCGGTCATATCCGCCTCGCGCGGGACTGCGACCTGATCGTGGTGGCGCCGGCGACCGCGGATCTGATGGCGAAGATGGCGCAGGGCCACGCCGACGACCTCGCCAGCGCCGTCCTGCTGGCGGCCAATAAGCCGATCCTGCTGGCGCCGGCGATGAACCCGCTGATGTGGAATAATCCCGCCACCCGCCGCAACGTGATGCAGCTGCGGCGCGACGGTGTCGCCACCGTCGGCCCCAATGCCGGCGAGATGGCCGAAGCCGGCGAAGTCGGCGTCGGGCGGATGGCGGAGCCAACGGAAATCGCGGCTGCCGCCGAACACATTTTGCGCCCGCCGCACCCGCGCCCGCTGGCCGGCAAGCGCGTGCTGATCACGGCAGGCCCGACGCACGAGCCGATCGATCCCGTGCGCTACATCGCCAACCGCTCTTCCGGCAAGCAGGGTTATGCGATTGCCGCGGCGGCGCAGGCCGCCGGCGCCGATGTCATCCTGATCTCGGGCCCGGTCGAACTGCGCGATCCGCCCGGCGTGACGGTCATGCGCGTCGAGTCGGCGCGCGACATGCTGCATCGGGTGGAAGCCGCGCTCCCTGCGGATATCGCGATCTTCGCCGCCGCGGTCGCCGACTGGCGGGTCGCCAATGAAGGCGAGCAGAAACTGAAAAAGACTTCCGCCGGCATGCCGCCGCTGCAGCTGATCGAAAATCCCGACATTTTGGCGACGATTTCGAAGTTGCAGGACAAGCGTCCGCCGCTGGTGATCGGGTTCGCGGCGGAGACCGAGCACCTGATCGACAACGCCAAGGCAAAAATCGCGCGCAAGGGCTGCGACTGGATCGTTGCCAATGATGTCTCGCCCGCAACCGGCGTGATGGGTGGCGACCGCAACACCGTCCACTTGCTCACGCGCGAGGGAGCGGATGCCGATAACATCAGCGTTGATTCCTGGCCTGTCATGACCAAGGAACAAGTCGCGACCAAATTGGTGGCGCGGATTGCTAAGACCGTGGAGAAAGCTTCGTGA